ctcctcaaagctccccaatgcggcgcggccaaagaagggcaagacatcggcgaagaaaaacaaggacgaggaagaatcgtcttccgaagatgaggacgaggacgaggaatgatgtgtctttcatttgtgtattgaacttgatttgcattttgaacttggttggatgaacttgtgggcatgattttgaacttgtgggcatgaacttttcttcatcaacttgtttgtgttcAATTTGTGTGAACTTTTCTTCTTCAATTTTATatgtcatgttcattgcattttgaatgtttcaacttcattttgtgttcaaaatgccatATATGCAATGCCCCGGTGAGTCACGCGCGCTGCATTTTTtgtgcgctgcattttagcgcggctgctggagtcagcgctgcgcgccgcgccaaaccaggtAATGGGCTCGCGGCAAAGcggttttttgcgcgcggcgcgttcggcgcctgttggagatgctcttagggccAACAATGCAGTCCACCACACCGTGTCCGAAGACAAGAATAGGGGCGAAGGCGGCATGACGTGTCCGAAGACAGGAATAGGGGCGAAGGCCATTCAACTGGAGTCACTAAATGTCCTCTTATTTCTTGGAAAAAGTTAAATAAAAACAAACCAAATGACCGCCTCCAGTCACTTTGACAAATTTATCTAGATCAATAGCAATTTAACCACACATTTAAAGCCAAAAACACTCAGTGGAAGATTTTCGACAAGTTTTTCAATTTCATCGATCCCAAAAACTCCCTTCGTCTCAAGCTTCCTCTCCTGTGTCTCCCGCGGAtctatctttgatggatttgctcggatctcgtcgttggtcgtctacgttcgtgtgtcttcgggttgaatccttccaacctacgttattcttcatcggcggcgattgttgttctggtgcgctggtcctatgggaccttagcacgacgacttcccgactgtctactacaacaagttgtgcccgactccggcgatggaggggtgatgacgacggcgcaccttcggctcgcttcagtgcttgtagtcgtcgctaggtggtctatggatctagatgtaatttttatttctggtgttcgttgtactgccatgattgaagatgaatagattggaagtttctcCACACAAAAAAACAATGCATAATTGCAAAGAGGTTGCACTCCATCCTTGGTAGAACGTGGCGGCGCGTACAGGCTAGCAATAAAGGGATCAACAAATTGCAACATTGAGCAAATCAATAAAATGACCAACACATAAAGCAGCAAGAACGGAAACTTGTGAACTCTTCGAGCAATGCACCTTGCTAGCACTTGTGCACACACACTTCAATACTTGTTGACGGCATTTTGAATGGTGTACCATCAATGGGGCAGGTACCTCTGTCCATGATCATAGATCTCTTCTATGTCGTAAGCTGTGTAGTGTTTGCGCTCATTGAACCAAATATGCACACTTTGCCAAATTGCTGCATTATGCTTCGTGGCTTGAAACTTCCACACATCACACAACAATTCATCCTCTTTCATTGAGTACGTAGCCATCGTGTTTACTTCAACTTGATGCATTCCGCTACATTTGGTCGAACACTCGTGTCGTGCCAGTGTGATCCGGGGTGGAACAAACGATAGCATAGCCCAAGCAAAATGCTAGACTTACAGAAATCCCACTACGGGCATTGATTTTCTCCCCATAAAGTTAGCTGTGGGACCCAAGTTGTGATGAATCCTAGGTCTCCAGCTCATCTCCGTAAACACTTTCCGTAGAAACTGCCCGTAGCCGTAGCAAAGTTCTAGTTGAACTGTTGAAGCCTCCAAGACAGGCAGACTTCTTAACGATAGCTTTGTCCAAGGAGGTTCGGCAAGTACTAGGTGGCAGCAAAGTGAAAACAATGTCGTCGATCAAGGGTGCGGACAGAGAGGGGAGAGTTCAAAGAAAGATGAATTCTGAAAATTTAATTCTCAAGGTAAAAAATCTACATACCTACATATGGAGCTCTTTTCTTCTAATTCTCTGCTAACTCGTCGTTACAGATAAGATACGAGCAAAACCACATCCTAGATTATGCACCATAATATTTTGCTAGATTATACaccataatattttgttacagttgaTCGCAATTGCAACTTCAAAGAATGCCAGTCATCAAATTTAGTTTCACTTCATTAGATTAAAAACCTGAGGCTGGGAACAAGGCAACACACTGCTTGAGTAAATATCATATCACATCTGGGCAAACAAATTCACAAGGAATTGAGCAAAAGGACAATCAGGCAGTACAAATTTAAGCGAAACTATTAATGATAGATAGATTCCACAAAACATGTTCAGATCAGGACATTCGGTTTGACAGATAACACGGAATCAAATCTCGAAACAGCAGCCTGGTAGATTTCAAGTGCGAAAAAGTTCTGACTATGAACTACTCATAAATCAGAGTCTGGGCTTAGGCAGCGATGAAAGCCTTCTTCCCGCCTCCGGTGGTTCCAGCTGGAACGACCTTCAGGACATTGAATCTCACGGTTTTCGACAGGGGCCTGTTTCAGACACGAGCAACATACTTCAGCACAAAAGAAAATAAGCTTTCTGCAGTAATCAATACATCAACTATATAATGATGAATAGGAATATCACAGCATGTATGTATCAGTAACATAACTGCACAAGGGTCAACATACTAGAACAACCAGGCTAACATTCTCAAGTTGGATAGTTATGCAAGAGTAATTGAGTTTTACCTGCACTGGCCAATGATGACATGGTCGCCTTCCTTGACACGGAAGCAGGGGGAGATGTGAGCTGGGATGTTGGAGTGCCTCTTCTCATACCTGCAAGGTGCACAATTGATTTTTGAGTTAGAAATCCACAGGTTAGAACCAATGCATTATGTTCTCAGAATCATCAATGGGTTTACTTGCCTCTGATACTTCTTCACAAAATGAAGGTAGTTCCTGCGAACAATGATGGTCCGGTTCATCTTGGCACTGTGGCAGGTTCCAGCTATGATTCTGCCCCTGATGGCAACAGTTCCAGTGAATGGGCACTTCTTGTCAATGTAGGTACCTGGAAATGAATAGGAATTAATACACTGTCACAAGCTTAACAGAAAATAAGGCACAATTAACTATAAACGGTTTATGTCAACCACAGTAATAGCCAGACATTAGAAACAAAATATCAAGAAACAGTACATGGTACAATTCATGGCTCAATTGTTTCCACATGACCAAAAGAAAATCGGCTGTGTATCTACCAATGACAATCACTATACCAACTGAGAATTTACTAGGTTCAATTCTTTGTGTAGGCTAGGCTAGCAAAGCCAGGAGAAATGTACTGAAGTGTGATCTTAGGCACACATAGTTGCATTCATCAAGACTAGCATCACCTACTCAAGTATCAAACAGTGCTAAAATAGAAGGAATGGCCTACTATAGTTTACCATCGATCGCTTCCCTTGGGGTCTTGAAACCAAGGCCAACACTCTTCCAGAAGCGGTTGCCAGCCTTGCCAGGCCTCTTTGCCTTGTCAGCCTTCTTCGTGCTAAATTGAACAGAAAACATTGTTAGGGTACGAGCATTACATTGGATCAAAAAGAGATATGCACATTGCTAAACAACAACAGCACACAAGAAAGGTAATCGGACTCCTCACCTGAGGAAAACCTTTGGCTGCTTGAGGAAAGACTTCTCGGTCTGCACAATACCAAGTTTAAACTACCATTAGAACAATTACAACAAATTATGATCTATTGTAGAACAAACTAGAAAAACAATCTAGACTTCAAACTCGAAATGAACAATACAAAGGCTACTGCAACAACTTTTCGGAATAGACACTGTCACTCGACAGACACCAAGATCCTACTGGGTCCAAATGATCAGAGAAGAGCCCATACTGGCAGTGAAACACCAAGCTTCAGCCACATCATAAGACGATAATGACATGCTGCTAACGACTAAGCGGAAACAGCAGAAATCAACTAATGAACAAGTCGATAAAATTACCACAGTAGTAACCTATCGCACCACGAACACATCCAAACGACAGCAAGTCCTTCTGACCGCAAAGATACCGCATGCTACTCGATTTGCAAGGAATACGCATGCTTCTCCATGGACAGATCTAAGCATACATGGCCGAAAAGCACGAAGGCGCCGCATCGCATATCCCAAGCACCCGGCGCCGGCAAGGTAACGGGGGAGCAAAGGAAGAGCGCTACACGGTGAGGAGAGGGGGAGAGCCTTTACCTGCTCCGCCATGGCTGCGAGGTGGGCTTCGAGGGgctcggaggcggcggcggcggcgcggcgcggggatGCGGGAGCAAGGCTCTGAGAGGAGTTGGCGGCGGGGCGCAAACCCTAAGGGTGAGTGCATTCTTATAGCACTGGGCGCCGCTGCGGGAATGTGCAGCCCTTCCGTTCCGGGCCTCTCCACCCGTCTCCTCGGGCCGGCCCGTCACCGAGGCCCATGGGAGGCGGTGGGGCCCGCCTCGGGGTTCTGGGTAGATCAGGCCGTTGATGGTGTGTTAACCGCGGGGTTACGCCTGGGCCGTCCGATCTTAATGCTCGCTCCGACCGTCCTCCGTGCTGCGGACATAAaccagagatagagagagagagatcccctCGCCGTGGTCTCTCTTCCTTCCCCCACCTCCCTTCCCCCTCAGGTcaccggcgcggcgaggcggccgccgctgctgcctccccccctcttcctccctctccgCGCGCTAGGGTCTGGTGGAGCGGATTCTTCCCGGAGTCGATCGAACTGATTCGTTCGGTAATCTCCCAAACCTGCGCTGGTTTTTGCGGATTCCTCGATCCGTCCCGTGcttgcggcggccggcggcgtgggCCGACGCACCGGGCCGCTCGCGCGGCTGCGTGCGATCCGTGTGTAATGGCGACTCGATTGGTTGCGGTTGCTGTCTTTTCTGTCTTGAGAAATTAGTGACGGTGCTCCGCCGCTTTTGTGCAGTAATGGCGAACCTGCAGTCTTCCGCCTCCGAGCCCTCCTCCTTCGCAggggcctcgccgccgtctccctcctcaATCGGTGGAGGCGCCGGCGGCGCTGCCTCGGCGGCGCAGGAGCCCAGGAAGATGGCGTCGGCGGAGCAGCTGGTGCTCGACCTCTGCGACCGCGAGCTGCGCGAGAACGCCCTCCTCGAGCTATCCAAGGTCCGTCGCGTGCTCTTCCAGTTCTAGGGTTCTAGCGCCTCGTCACGAGGACGGGTTTTGCGATTCGTGGTCTCTAGGACTTACCATGAAGTGAGCGATTGAAGCTTAATTTTGGGTTGCCATGAACTGAACAATTGCATACTGCGTGTTCTTCAGTCATTAGCATGCTATATAAGGTGTTTCGTAAGGCCAAAGTAAATCAATAACCAATTCGTTTCAGAAACGAGAGATATTTCAAGACCTGGCCCCGCTTCTCTGGCACTCTTTTGGCACAATTGCGGCACTGCTTCAGGTATGCGTAATTCGTCTATCTTCTATGTTTATGGTTTGCATGCTTCAAATTACATAAAAGAACTGGAAGCTATGTACCTTATGCTGTGTTTATATTGTCGAACTGTGAAAGCAGTCACTATTCTATTAGTGTTTTCAAGTCGGCACTTGCTGTTTTCGATGCAACTTGTCAAAGTTTGACCCTGCCTTGCTCATTTGGTGTATTTGACAACTTGGAAACAAACTCAGGAAATTGTGTCGATCTACCCTGCACTTTCACCCCCAGTTTTGTCGGCAGGTGCATCAAACCGAGTCTGCAACGCACTTGCACTTCTTCAGGTACAGCTCCAAATAAAAAGTGGGGTGATTACATTCACAAAATTGCTTGAAGGTACCCATGTTATTACATTTATTATTGCGTATCTTTATTGTCTAATTTTGTGTGTTTGTATTACAATAATTGCAGTGTGTTGCATCGCACCCTGATACCAGAATCCCTTTCTTACATGGTAACGAATTCAGCCATTTGCATTGTATCTCACATATCCTGATTCCTAGTAGCTTGATATGACAAAAGAGCCATTCGGCTTTTGGTATTGTTGTTGTTAGCGATTCATTTTCTTCTCTCTGTCCTCCATTTGTTCATTTCAGCTCATGTGCCCCTGTTCTTGTACCCGTTCCTGAATACATTCAGCAAGACAAGGCCTTTTGAGTACTTGCGGCTTACCAGCTTGGGTGTCATTGGTGCTCTTGTTAAGGTAATTTTTTGTACAATTTTACATGAACTAACAAATTTTGTATGATGCATCCAACTCTGCAATGTTATATATTAAACATGATCCTTTCACTAATTCTACAACCAATGAAGCTTCATGTTGTTTTCATTCCAATACCCTGGCATGAACGATGAATCTAATAAGGTCACAAGGGATACATCCTTATTACTTTGTTGTGTAACGTAAACATAAACAATTGAGTAGCTTATAAACAAGCAATGTTCTATCTaatgttttcttctttcttttttggaaTACTGCATGTGTTTCCAAATACCAAATGTTTTCTTCTTGCCTTTGGGAGAAGCTTCTTTACCTTATTATTACACATGCAGGTTGATGATACTGAAGTTATTGGCTTTCTGCTGCAAACTGAAATAATTCCTCTGTGCTTGCGTACCATGGAGATGGGCAGTGAACTGTCAAAAACCGTATGTATCTAACCATCTCAATCCTCGTCTAAAGTAGAACAATCTTTCTTTTTTGTTTAGTCCTAGAAAAGATCAAATTgcttcttcttttcaaaaattatattttgcTGTCTGAAGTTCATGTGGAACGCTATAGCCTTCTATGCCACGCCAGGCTTCTCTCTGGTAATAACTTAAAAACCACTTCACAGTTTATAGACTTATAAAAGGTGTATTATGCGAGAAACCTCAAAAGCTGTTTGGCTTTGGCAATTCAGTAATTGACCTATGCTGCTAATTTTATCACGTTACTATTATCAGTTATCACTTGGACTGGAAGATCAAAAACTTTGTGGACACATAAATATGC
This region of Triticum aestivum cultivar Chinese Spring chromosome 2D, IWGSC CS RefSeq v2.1, whole genome shotgun sequence genomic DNA includes:
- the LOC123054307 gene encoding CCR4-NOT transcription complex subunit 9, which encodes MANLQSSASEPSSFAGASPPSPSSIGGGAGGAASAAQEPRKMASAEQLVLDLCDRELRENALLELSKKREIFQDLAPLLWHSFGTIAALLQEIVSIYPALSPPVLSAGASNRVCNALALLQCVASHPDTRIPFLHAHVPLFLYPFLNTFSKTRPFEYLRLTSLGVIGALVKVDDTEVIGFLLQTEIIPLCLRTMEMGSELSKTVATFIVQKILLDDIGLRYVCATPERFYAVGSVLGNMVISLADQPSTRLLKHIIRCYLRLSDNPRACVALHNCLPDMLKDGTFNISLRDDPATRRWLQQLLHNVTVGGMGGPGMGVPPQPGLDHMMGI
- the LOC123054306 gene encoding 40S ribosomal protein S11; translated protein: MAEQTEKSFLKQPKVFLSTKKADKAKRPGKAGNRFWKSVGLGFKTPREAIDGTYIDKKCPFTGTVAIRGRIIAGTCHSAKMNRTIIVRRNYLHFVKKYQRYEKRHSNIPAHISPCFRVKEGDHVIIGQCRPLSKTVRFNVLKVVPAGTTGGGKKAFIAA